The DNA segment TGTGTCTCGAAACGCCAGCGAGCTACCAACAAACGTTACCTTGCAAGCTCTACTCAATCTCAATCATCAGCGAGATTTGGAGGGCTATTTTACAACAAATACTTATCCTGAATGTATAGCAATTCGCCAATGGCTTGAGCATTTCGATCGAATTGACGCTTATTTTTCTCTACACTCCGCCCACTGTATTAGTCCAGGATTGTTTTTTTATGTGAGTAGTACTTCTAATTCGGGATGGGCGAGCAAAGTTGCAAGTCAGGTTACTGCCACAGCACCGGATTGGATTTCGCTGTTGTCTCAAGATCCAACAGGGCTTTCCAAGAAGGCTTTATCTCCAGGATTTTTTGAGCTTGAGATCCCCGAACGCGAACAATTGAATACTTCTCATCCTGGTAGCTCGCTGACTTTCGTCGTACATCGGTTTCAACCTCAGTACGTTGGAGTTTCAGAGATGCCTTTAGCAGTTTGTCCTGCTTTGGCAGAAGCTTCACTTGCTGAGATCGACCAATGCAACCGCGATTTCAAGCAAACAGGACGCACGAGTTATTCATTTCAAGAGATCGATTTAGACACTCAACTCCGCATTATGGAAAATTGGGTGTGGACAGTTACCGAGCAGGTTGCGGCTGCATAGCGTTAAATTGCTCTGGATATCGCGCTACAAGTCCCCTATCTCGCAAGCCGTAACCTATAGCTGGTAGGCGTTGCCCACCCTACGCGATGTCTTCACGTTTGTGCGTAGTGCTATAGATCCAAATCAGCGCTTTAAACCGTTGAGGAACATCGGAACAAATTTTTCCATGAAAATTTGAGGATCTCGCTCCCAGGCGCGTTGCGCCACATTCAGGCGGGTGAGTTGTAACTCAGGGGAGAGTAGCGTTTCGGGAAGGCGTTCCATGAGATATTGCGGGCGTTCCCACAGAGGCATTGTATCGGCAACTTCCAGCAAGTTATTGAGCCGACGCAATTCCGCTCCTGCCATGATATCCATCCCGGCTTCGTAAGCCGCCTGTTCGATGGCTGCATACTGGCGTTTTGCCCGTTCGACTTTCTCTTTGTGTTGGAGACTCTTTTTCGCCATTTGCGCGAGCCAGCGATTGCCCCAACGAACGTGACCGACTTCTTCAGGGAAGATTCGCGCGATTGTGTCTCGAATTTTAATATTTTCCGGGGTCTGCGGCGCATCTTTAAGGGCGTGGAGGTGAGCGGCGAAGTATTCGCATCCTCGTTTTTCCGTGACGTTAATTGAGGCGAGGGCGGCAATAACGCCATCTTCCAAGCGACCTTCTTGTTGGTAGGTTTGTTGGTCGATGAGCCGTTCAAATTCGTCAATGTAGGAGATTCCCGGCGGCGTGCCAATATCTGCGCCAAGTTCGACGAGGAGTTCGGTCAACCAGAGGGCGTGTCTGGCTTCGTCAGAGACATGACGGGATAAATCTCTCGCCAGTTCTGGGGGTTGACCGTTAATGAGTTCGATGAGGTTGGTGAGGTCTTTGCAACTGCGCTGTTCGTTGTAACGATAGCGATTGAGGGTGATCCAATGAATTTCGCGATCACGCACCACCTGCTTAAGGATATCGCGGGCGTTCATGCCACTATGGGTTTTGCGAGGATAAACAACGGTCATAGTTATGAGTTATGAATTAGGGCAATCAATATATTAAGTGTATGCTTTTTCTTGAAGACAGCGCGCGCTGTCGATTTGGAAAAGGTTTTGGGAATATTAACAAATAGCGACCTCTCACTCCCTCGCCAATGCAGTACCTACTTTATCCCCTCGCAATCTGGGCAATCGCAATCGCTTTCACCTATCTCGTTACCTTCTTACAACTGCGTAAAACCCGGTTGCAACACGAAACCTACGAACTGCAAAAACCCGGAAGTACGCCGACTTATCTCAAGCGGCTGTTTCAAATCCCCATCCGCGAATTAGCCGAGTTAGGTTTCAAACCCTACGGTTATTTGAAAACTCGCCCCATGCTTAAGCTCTATCCTCCAATTAATCAGGAGGTTTTACTCTATAACAAAGCTCACAAAACCTATGCCATCGTTACGATTAATCGTCCGGTAGAACCCGCCAATTTATTTGGTGTTGACTTCTACACGTTTTTTCGCGATCGCGAACTCTTAATCACGATCAACGGCAAAGCCCACGGCATCATCGATCGCATCGATCGCGCGATCGTCCAAGATGTATATGCAGATTGCCTCTCCCTACAATGGCAAGCACATCAAGACAAACTCCAGTCCCTCGATGTTGAAAAAACCCCCTGTGGCATTGCACCCAGCGTTTTTGTGAAGGAATTGCAGGCAAACTTGAAAACCTATTTCGATCGCCTCCAAGCAGAAAAATTTGTCTCTCCGATTCAGGATACGGGATTATTCCGCATTAATTTCTTCCCAGTACTCAAACTCACCCGCAAACTGTTAAAAGGGAATCCGAAAGTTGCCCAAATGCTCAAACAGCGTCGCCAACGGGCCAAAGCCGATCCGAGTCTGAAGGTAGAAATCCCTGTGGAGTTGGAGGTTGAAGGCTTTCAACGCATGGAACAATTGCAACGGGGATTGGTGGGACGCAAGTTTCGGATGTTGGTATTGCTGTTAAGCGTGGGATTATTTGCCGCATCTTTTACCGCGCTGTTTAAGTCCTATCATTTAGCGATTTTCATGGGCGTGTTGACGTTGCACGAGGGAGGGCATTTATTGGCGATGAAGGCGTTTGGCTATCAGGATACGTCGGTGTTTTTCGTCCCATTTTTCGGCGCATTGGCGACGGCGCGACAGAAGGAGGATGCAACATTATCCCAGAAGGTTGTCATTTCTTTGGCGGGCCCTTTACCGGGTTTGATTTTAGGGATTGCTTGCGCGATCGCGTCCCACAATAACACCTATCCCGATTGGGTGCGGGAAGTCAGTTGGATGCTCATTAGTTTGAATTTATTCAATCTGCTCCCCATTTATCCCCTCGATGGTGGAAAAGTTGCAGATTTGCTGCTATTTTCTAAAATTCCTTACTTGGGCGTTATCTTTAAAGGATTTGGCGTGGCATTCTTGGCACTGTTGGGTTTACTCCAGCCGATTTTGTTGCTATTTGCATTGTTGATTGCTTGGACGATTCCGAACAGTTTCCGCAGCGCACAAGCGAACGCTTCAGTTCAAAAGAAGTTGCAAACGGCTTCCTTTGAGAATCGCGAGACGCTGCTACAGGCGATTTTTCAACACCTCAAGGAGTTGGGATATGGAGATTTGCCTTTCAATACGCGCTTTGCTCTAGCAAAAGATATTATGCAACGCAAGCAGGAGTTTCGCAGTTCTCTTTTTGCCCGCGCCATGTTGGTTTTGCTCTACGCTGGGAGTTTGTTGGGAGGGGTAGCCGGGACTGTCACCGCGATCGCGCCCACTTGGTATCGTTCCATTCCTGTCGCGTTTGAAAGTCCTCAAAAAAGACGGGAACGCTTTTTGCAACAAACGATCGATCGCGCGACGACAACCCTCAACCTCAATCCCAAGGATATCGAGGCTTACCAACTGCGGGCGCGCGCCCGTGAGGGATTGGACGATGAAGATGGCGCGATCGCGGATTATACTCAAATGCTGCGTCTCGATCCTGAAAATGCCGAAACTTACTACAGTCGAGCGAGATTGCGAATTGCACGAGGAGATAAAGAGGGCGCGATCGCGGATTTCAACGCCATCATTCAACTCAACCCCAAAGATCCTTATGTTTATGTCGAACGGGGATATATGCGCCAGGATGAGGGAAATTATCAAGACGCGATCGCGGATGCAAACATCGCCCTCAAACTCAATCCCCAGTACCCAGAAGCTTACGAACTGCGAGGGGAAGCCCGTCGTAACATGGGAGATGAAACGGGCGCGATCGCGGACGAGCAAAAAGCAGAGCAGTTATACGCAACCCTTGGCGAAGAATCCTATTAAGGGAAGAATTAAGATTTTGTAGGTTGGGTTGAAGAATAAAACCCAACATCAGAAAAGTGAGGCAATTTATGAGTATAAGATTATCCGTATTTATTGCAACCAGTCTAGATGGTTTCATTGCAAGAAAAAATGGAGAACTTGATTGGTTAGATGCTGCCAATGCCATCGTTCCAGAAGGTGAAGATTGTGGTTATCGCGCTTTCATGGAGTCGATCGATCGCTTGATTATGGGGCGAAAAACCTACGAAAAAGTATTGTCTTTTGATGAATGGTCTTACGGAAATAAACCTGTAATTGTATTAAGTCGAAACAAGATTGAAATTCCCGATCGATTAGCTGAAACTGTTTCCCATTCATCAGAATCCCCAAGGGATTTACGCGATCGTTTGTCAAAAGAAGGTGCTGAACGGCTATATATTGATGGTGGAATAACCATACAACGATTCCTCAATGAAGGGTTGATTGACGATCTCACAATTACCATTATCCCCATCCTTTTAGGTAGCGGAATTCCTTTATTCTCAAATCTCAAAAAAGACATTTCACTGAATCATATCGCAACTAAAACCTATGATTTTGGCTTTATTCAATTGACTTATGAAGTGGTAAATAATGCTAAAAAACATTAATTACTCGAAGCAGACGTAGCGGATATTTGACGAAGGCTGAAGGCTTATGAATAAATCGTTTTAAAAATTTGTTCTGCTGTTCGATGGAATTCTGGAAAGGTAGGCGAAACGATCGGCTCATTTCCTCGAAATTGACTGATTTGATATTCTCCCTCAACCAATTGATACACCGAGAGAGTGGGTTCTTTAGGATCGCCAAGAAAGTTTCGTCCTCCTAGCGCTGCGTAGTCAACAATCCAATACTCACCAATACCCATCTCTTCATAATCTGCTCGTTTTTTGAAATAATCATCGCGCCAGTTTGTGCTGACGACTTCAACAATAAGTTTGACCGATTGAGCATTTTCAATAATTGATTCTCGTTCCCAATGCGGTTCAGCCGCAAGTGCATTTCGATCGAGAACAATAATATCCGGTTCGTATCCATTTCCACGATTGGATTTGACAATCGATTCTCTCGGAATTGTCCAAACGCCTCGCCTTCCCATTTGAATAATCGTGAGAATTAATTCTTCAATTAAAAAACCCGTTACATTGGAATGCTTTCCCGTTGGCTTTGGCATTTCGATAATTATTCCGTCGTGGAGTTCGTAGCGTCTCTCTGTGTCGGGATACCAGGCGCTAAATTCTTCAAAAGTCAGGAGTTTTGTGACGGATTGAACCATTGATATTTTCCTGGGAGGAATGACCCCATTTTAACGTGAGGGTAAAACACGCGGTCAAGCATATTATGAAAAAGTTAGGAATTTTTTTTACAATGACCCGATCGATCGCGATCGCATTGGGTAAACTAAGCATGAAATCTTAAGGTTGCACGCTAAGGGGATTTTTCGCGATGGAATTACGTCAATCGCTGATGCCACCGAGTTTAGATGAAGAACAGGTGGCTCGTTTAGCGGATCTAGTCGAAGAGATAGAAGATTGCATTAATCAAGGAAAAAATCCGGAATCCGCGATCGCGTCCTTCAACACAGAAGTTGGGCGAACCTACGCCAAGTATGAGTTTTGCGAGATTTGGGGATATATGGATCTCGATGAATTCGTTCGCATGGCATTGAGAACGGCACGTGCTTCGACAATTGCTGATATTTCCTACGATGAGTTACTCGAACTGATGACTCGCGTTTGCCAAAGGAAGGGAACCGAGTCTGAATGCGCTTATTGGTTTGCCATCCTAGAAGCAAATTTACCCATTGAGAGTTTGTCGGATTTAATGTAC comes from the Lusitaniella coriacea LEGE 07157 genome and includes:
- a CDS encoding M14 family zinc carboxypeptidase; translated protein: MSVLTEGIQPDFISIPHPVPSVISQQEDWNYSRVSLIHNLDGQQLMEWVDLKQLDTLIQQTKVLGADVEEIGVSGEGRSIYAVTVGDKQATRTVAIIAGFHAAEVIAPLAAIYMLQALVNNPPPTVRFCIVPVADPDFVSRNASELPTNVTLQALLNLNHQRDLEGYFTTNTYPECIAIRQWLEHFDRIDAYFSLHSAHCISPGLFFYVSSTSNSGWASKVASQVTATAPDWISLLSQDPTGLSKKALSPGFFELEIPEREQLNTSHPGSSLTFVVHRFQPQYVGVSEMPLAVCPALAEASLAEIDQCNRDFKQTGRTSYSFQEIDLDTQLRIMENWVWTVTEQVAAA
- a CDS encoding ferritin-like domain-containing protein; translation: MTVVYPRKTHSGMNARDILKQVVRDREIHWITLNRYRYNEQRSCKDLTNLIELINGQPPELARDLSRHVSDEARHALWLTELLVELGADIGTPPGISYIDEFERLIDQQTYQQEGRLEDGVIAALASINVTEKRGCEYFAAHLHALKDAPQTPENIKIRDTIARIFPEEVGHVRWGNRWLAQMAKKSLQHKEKVERAKRQYAAIEQAAYEAGMDIMAGAELRRLNNLLEVADTMPLWERPQYLMERLPETLLSPELQLTRLNVAQRAWERDPQIFMEKFVPMFLNGLKR
- a CDS encoding site-2 protease family protein; its protein translation is MQYLLYPLAIWAIAIAFTYLVTFLQLRKTRLQHETYELQKPGSTPTYLKRLFQIPIRELAELGFKPYGYLKTRPMLKLYPPINQEVLLYNKAHKTYAIVTINRPVEPANLFGVDFYTFFRDRELLITINGKAHGIIDRIDRAIVQDVYADCLSLQWQAHQDKLQSLDVEKTPCGIAPSVFVKELQANLKTYFDRLQAEKFVSPIQDTGLFRINFFPVLKLTRKLLKGNPKVAQMLKQRRQRAKADPSLKVEIPVELEVEGFQRMEQLQRGLVGRKFRMLVLLLSVGLFAASFTALFKSYHLAIFMGVLTLHEGGHLLAMKAFGYQDTSVFFVPFFGALATARQKEDATLSQKVVISLAGPLPGLILGIACAIASHNNTYPDWVREVSWMLISLNLFNLLPIYPLDGGKVADLLLFSKIPYLGVIFKGFGVAFLALLGLLQPILLLFALLIAWTIPNSFRSAQANASVQKKLQTASFENRETLLQAIFQHLKELGYGDLPFNTRFALAKDIMQRKQEFRSSLFARAMLVLLYAGSLLGGVAGTVTAIAPTWYRSIPVAFESPQKRRERFLQQTIDRATTTLNLNPKDIEAYQLRARAREGLDDEDGAIADYTQMLRLDPENAETYYSRARLRIARGDKEGAIADFNAIIQLNPKDPYVYVERGYMRQDEGNYQDAIADANIALKLNPQYPEAYELRGEARRNMGDETGAIADEQKAEQLYATLGEESY
- a CDS encoding dihydrofolate reductase family protein, giving the protein MSIRLSVFIATSLDGFIARKNGELDWLDAANAIVPEGEDCGYRAFMESIDRLIMGRKTYEKVLSFDEWSYGNKPVIVLSRNKIEIPDRLAETVSHSSESPRDLRDRLSKEGAERLYIDGGITIQRFLNEGLIDDLTITIIPILLGSGIPLFSNLKKDISLNHIATKTYDFGFIQLTYEVVNNAKKH
- a CDS encoding Uma2 family endonuclease; protein product: MVQSVTKLLTFEEFSAWYPDTERRYELHDGIIIEMPKPTGKHSNVTGFLIEELILTIIQMGRRGVWTIPRESIVKSNRGNGYEPDIIVLDRNALAAEPHWERESIIENAQSVKLIVEVVSTNWRDDYFKKRADYEEMGIGEYWIVDYAALGGRNFLGDPKEPTLSVYQLVEGEYQISQFRGNEPIVSPTFPEFHRTAEQIFKTIYS